A genomic window from Gossypium hirsutum isolate 1008001.06 chromosome D12, Gossypium_hirsutum_v2.1, whole genome shotgun sequence includes:
- the LOC107953385 gene encoding caffeoyl-CoA O-methyltransferase isoform X2 — protein sequence MGPSPTFDQFGTSPTPDRGGKGSNPDFRLHITPLHFFFQLRFPIQRKLKLAQVHKQRKAKRKKLFISRVLAMATNTQDQQSQAGRHQEVGHKSLLQSDALYQYILETSVYPREPEPMKELRELTAKHPWNLMTTSADEGQFLNMLLKLINAKNTMEIGVYTSYSLLATALAIPDDGKILAMDVNRENYELGLPVIQKAGVAHKIDFKEGPALPVLDQLVEDARHHGSFDFIFVDADKDNYLNYHKRLIELVKVGGLISYDNTLWNGSVVAPPDAPLRKYVRYYRDFVMELNKALAVDPRIEICMLPVGDGITLCRRVK from the exons ATGGGTCCCAGTCCAACTTTCGATCAATTTGGGACTTCACCAACCCCCGACCGGGGTGGCAAGGGGTCCAACCCGGATTTTCGACTTCATATAACCCCTTTGCATTTCTTCTTTCAACTCAGGTTTCCAATTCAAAGGAAATTGAAACTCGCTCAGGTCCATAAACAAAGGAAAGCAAAGAGAAAGAAGCTTTTCATTTCAAGGGTTTTAGCAATGGCAACCAATACACAAGACCAGCAATCTCAGGCTGGTAGGCACCAGGAAGTTGGCCACAAGAGCCTTTTGCAAAGTGATGCTCTTTACCAG TATATCCTCGAGACCAGTGTGTATCCGAGGGAGCCTGAACCCATGAAGGAGCTCAGAGAGTTGACTGCCAAGCACCCATG GAACCTTATGACAACATCAGCCGATGAAGGCCAGTTCTTGAACATGCTTCTTAAGTTGATCAATGCCAAGAACACCATGGAGATTGGTGTCTACACTAGCTATTCTCTCTTAGCCACTGCCCTTGCTATCCCTGATGATGGAAAG ATCTTAGCCATGGATGTTAACAGAGAAAACTACGAGCTGGGTCTGCCTGTAATCCAAAAGGCTGGTGTTGCACACAAAATTGATTTCAAAGAGGGCCCTGCTTTGCCTGTTCTTGATCAATTAGTGGAAGATG cccgaCACCACGGATCCTTTGACTTCATCTTTGTGGATGCTGATAAAGACAATTACCTAAACTACCACAAGAGGCTAATTGAGCTGGTGAAAGTAGGCGGTTTGATCAGCTACGACAATACCCTATGGAATGGATCGGTGGTAGCACCACCCGATGCGCCTCTCAGGAAGTACGTTAGGTATTACAGAGACTTCGTCATGGAACTCAACAAGGCTCTTGCTGTTGATCCCAGGATTGAGATCTGCATGCTCCCGGTTGGTGATGGCATCACCCTTTGCCGTCGCGTCAAATGA
- the LOC107953385 gene encoding caffeoyl-CoA O-methyltransferase isoform X1: protein MGPSPTFDQFGTSPTPDRGGKGSNPDFRLHITPLHFFFQLRFPIQRKLKLAQVHKQRKAKRKKLFISRVLAMATNTQDQQSQAGRHQEVGHKSLLQSDALYQYILETSVYPREPEPMKELRELTAKHPWNLMTTSADEGQFLNMLLKLINAKNTMEIGVYTSYSLLATALAIPDDGKILAMDVNRENYELGLPVIQKAGVAHKIDFKEGPALPVLDQLVEDEKNHVLGRNRTTETKRKHNRCSFSPYNSCQKLWQAQ, encoded by the exons ATGGGTCCCAGTCCAACTTTCGATCAATTTGGGACTTCACCAACCCCCGACCGGGGTGGCAAGGGGTCCAACCCGGATTTTCGACTTCATATAACCCCTTTGCATTTCTTCTTTCAACTCAGGTTTCCAATTCAAAGGAAATTGAAACTCGCTCAGGTCCATAAACAAAGGAAAGCAAAGAGAAAGAAGCTTTTCATTTCAAGGGTTTTAGCAATGGCAACCAATACACAAGACCAGCAATCTCAGGCTGGTAGGCACCAGGAAGTTGGCCACAAGAGCCTTTTGCAAAGTGATGCTCTTTACCAG TATATCCTCGAGACCAGTGTGTATCCGAGGGAGCCTGAACCCATGAAGGAGCTCAGAGAGTTGACTGCCAAGCACCCATG GAACCTTATGACAACATCAGCCGATGAAGGCCAGTTCTTGAACATGCTTCTTAAGTTGATCAATGCCAAGAACACCATGGAGATTGGTGTCTACACTAGCTATTCTCTCTTAGCCACTGCCCTTGCTATCCCTGATGATGGAAAG ATCTTAGCCATGGATGTTAACAGAGAAAACTACGAGCTGGGTCTGCCTGTAATCCAAAAGGCTGGTGTTGCACACAAAATTGATTTCAAAGAGGGCCCTGCTTTGCCTGTTCTTGATCAATTAGTGGAAGAT GAAAAGAACCAcgtgttgggaagaaaccgaacaaccgaaacaaagcgaaagcacaatcggtgttctttctctccttataactcctgtcaaaaattatggcaagcacaatag